The Macadamia integrifolia cultivar HAES 741 unplaced genomic scaffold, SCU_Mint_v3 scaffold2200, whole genome shotgun sequence genomic sequence CCGCTCACTCTTTTTAGAACTTCCCTTGCTCCAGCCCCCTCCAAATTAAGCTCCGACAAAAGTGAAGCCACCTTCTCCTCTTCGTCTTCATGGAGTTGCTTCTAAGTACTCCAAACAAGGCACAATTCTAACATCGAACAGAATCATTGTTGCTCATTCAACCCTACCTCTTAGGGGAAGCAGCCACTCAGAGTCGACGGTCAAGGGACTCGAGAGTCGGGTTTGATGCACAAAACGTTGCAGGTACAATCCTCTTTCACTAGTTTGATGACTGGACCACTTCTTGAACCAATGTTCTGAAGATGAACAAAAACTGACAGAGATTACTGTCCCTCATTTCTAATATATACAACAAAGGAACATGCTTTATCATTCCCTCATGTCCACGTCAAAGATAACAACAAGAATAGGAACTGTTGTTTAGTCTATGCTTCTGCTGCAAAGTCagaaaaaaatcttctctcCGAATCAAAGGTTGGGCTATTGTTGGACACTGTCAAGTGGGATCATAAAGGTTTGGTGGTGGCAATCGCACAAAATGTAGATATAGGAGTTGTCTTGATGCAAGGCTTTACAAACAGGGAAGCACTAGCTATAGCATTTTCATCACAAAAGGAAATGTTCTATAGCTGTTCATGATCAACATTGTGGACAAAGGGAGAGACAATCATGAACTTCATTAATGTCCATGACATCTTTCTTGATTGCGATCGCAATTCTATAATTTATCTTGGGAAGCCTGATGGCCCAACATGCCACACAGGTTCAGAGACATCGatgtttgatttcttgaaaGGTTCACAGGTTTTGAAATATAGGCTTCTATTGACAATTTTATGTTCATTGGAACCTACAATCTCCACACGCAAAGCAGAAATAGGAGCAACTGAAAATGGGAAGTCATCAAGGACCAAACGGCTGTTGTGTGACAACAAGTTGCTTTGCTCTAAAATTCGGGAAGTGGCAGATGAGTTATGCATAATGTTAGAGGAGAATGAGGATAAGTCTCGCTCAGTTGCAGAGATGGCAGATGTGCTCTATCATGCCATGGTACTACTTTCAGCTAAAGATGCAACGATGGAAGAGGTTCTTGAACTCCTTAGGCACAGATTCTCTTAATCAAGCATTGAGGAAAAGAGTAGCAGGCGTTTAGGGCGGAATTGAATTTACTGTAACTGGAAGGAAAATAACCAAAATTATTTCAACCATTGACGCAAACACTGGCGGTAATGGAGGAATCCACAATAATGGGAGAACCAGTAGCAGGAGAAAAGCCAAGCTTGAAAGTTGGTTCTGGTGACTCCGACAGCGATTGTGAGGTAGAGGACGACGAGTTAATGGTAATGGTGATAGGAAAAGTTTCAGATATCTGATTTGGAGGAGGGACTTTGGGAGTAGTAGCAATCGTACGACACTATTGAGTTGATGGTGGAGGAGGAATAGAGGAGGGGTTGGGTTTGGAAGCAACGCAACACCAAGAGTTGTCAGGGCGAAGATGGTGGGAGCACTTGGAGGGTCTCGTTTACAGAAGTGGAGAGTGAGATCTCCgacagaagaggaggaggagtgGTCTGGGGAGTtaagggagaaaggaagaaaacgaaagagaaagaagagagagagagagagagagagagagagagagagagagagagagagagagagagagagagagagttgaaaaaaatatatactagCTGACATTAGCATATAAAGTATATTCCGTAATCGTGACTGATGGAAGGGGGTTTGAGTGTAATTTGTTATGCATGGaatgtctctctaatagtggcattctctaaggggtggtgctataaattatccaaaaaaaaaaaaaaaaaNNNNNNNNNNNNNNNNNNNNNNNNNNNNNNNNNNNNNNNNNNNNNNNNNNNNNNNNNNNNNNNNNNNNNNNNNNNNNNNNNNNNNNNNNNNNNNNNNNNNNNNNNNNNNNNNNNNNNNNNNNNNNNNNNNNNNNNNNNNNNNNNNNNNNNNNNNNNNNNNNNNNNNNNNNNNNNNNNNNNNNNNNNNNNNNNNNNNNNNNNNNNNNNNNNNNNNNNNNNNNNNNNNNNNNNNNNNNNNNNNNNNNNNNNNNNNNNNNNNNNNNNNNNNNNNNNNNNNNNNNNNNNNNNNNNNNNNNNNNNNNNNNNNNNNNNNNNNNNNNNNNNNNNNNNNNNNNNNNNNNNNNNNNNNNNNNNNNNNNNNNNNNNNNNNNNNNNNNNNNNNNNNNNNNNNNNNNNNNNNNNNNNNNNNNNNNNNNNNNNNNNNNNNNNNNNNNNNNNNNNNNNNNNNNNNNNNNNNNNNNNNNNNNNNNNNNNNNNNNNNNNNNNNNNNNNNNNNNNNNNNNNNNNNNNNNNNNNNNNNNNNNNNNNNNNNNNNNNNNNNNNNNNNNNNNNNNNNNNNNNNNNNNNNNNNNNNNNNNNNNNNNNNNNNNNNNNNNNNNNNNNNNNNNNNNNNNNNNNNNNNNNNNNNNNNNNNNNNNNNNNNNNNNNNNNNNNNNNNNNNNNNNNNNNNNNNNNNNNNNNNNNNNNNNNNNNNNNNNNNNNNNNNNNNNNNNNNNNNNNNNNNNNNNNNNNNNNNNNNNNNNNNNNNNNNNNNNNNNNNNNNNNNNNNNNNNNNNNNNNNNNNNNNNNNNNNNNNNNNNNNNNNNNNNNNNNNNNNNNNNNNNNNNNNNNNNNNNNNNNNNNNNNNNNNNNNNNNNNNNNNNNNNNNNNNNNNNNNNNNNNNNNNNNNNNNNNNNNNNNNNNNNNNNNNNNNNNNNNNNNNNNNNNNNNNNNNNNNNNNNNNNNNNNNNNNNNNNNNNNNNNNNNNNNNNNNNNNNNNNNNNNNNNNNNNNNNNNNNNNNNNNNNNNNNNNNNNNNNNNNNNNNNNNNNNNNNNNNNNNNNNNNNNNNNNNNNNNNNNNNNNNNNNNNNNNNNNNNNNNNNNNNNNNNNNNNNNNNNNNNNNNNNNNNNNNNNNNNNNNNNNNNNNNNNNNNNNNNNNNNNNNNNNNNNNNNNNNNNNNNNNNNNNNNNNNNNNNNNNNNNNNNNNNNNNNNNNNNNNNNNNNNNNNNNNNNNNNNNNNNNNNNNNNNNNNNNNNNNNNNNNNNNNNNNNNNNNNNNNNNNNNNNNNNNNNNNNNNNNNNNNNNNNNNNNNNNNNNNNNNNNNNNNNNNNNNNNNNNNNNNNNNNNNNNNNNNNNNNNNNNNNNNNNNNNNNNNNNNNNNNNNNNNNNNNNNNNNNNNNNNNNNNNNNNNNNNNNNNNNNNNNNNNNNNNNNNNNNNNNNNNNNNNNNNNNNNNNNNNNNNNNNNNNNNNNNNNNNNNNNNNNNNNNNNNNNNNNNNNNNNNNNNNNNNNNNNNNNNNNNNNNNNNNNNNNNNNNNNNNNNNNNNNNNNNNNNNNNNNNNNNNNNNNNNNNNNNNNNNNNNNNNNNNNNNNNNNNNNNNNNNNNNNNNNNNNNNNNNNNNNNNNNNNNNNNNNNNNNNNNNNNNNNNNNNNNNNNNNNNNNNNNNNNNNNNNNNNNNNNNNNNNNNNNNNNNNNNNNNNNNNNNNNNNNNNNNNNNNNNNNNNNNNNNNNNNNNNNNNNNNNNNNNNNNNNNNNNNNNNNNNNNNNNNNNNNNNNNNNNNNNNNNNNNNNNNNNNNNNNNNNNNNNNNNNNNNNNNNNNNNNNNNNNNNNNNNNNNNNNNNNNNNNNNNNNNNNNNNNNNNNNNNNNNNNNNNNNNNNNNNNNNNNNNNNNNNNNNNNNNNNNNNNNNNNNNNNNNNNNNNNNNNNNNNNNNNNNNNNNNNNNNNNNNNNNNNNNNNNNNNNNNNNNNNNNNNNNNNNNNNNNNNNNNNNNNNNNNNNNNNNNNNNNNNNNNNNNNNNNNNNNNNNNNNNNNNNNNNNNNNNNNNNNNNNNNNNNNNNNNNNNNNNNNNNNNNNNNNNNNNNNNNNNNNNNNNNNNNNNNNNNNNNNNNNNNNNNNNNNNNNNNNNNNNNNNNNNNNNNNNNNNNNNNNNNNNNNNNNNNNNNNNNNNNNNNNNNNNNNNNNNNNNNNNNNNNNNNNNNNNNNNNNNNNNNNNNNNNNNNNNNNNNNNNNNNNNNNNNNNNNNNNNNNNNNNNNNNNNNNNNNNNNNNNNNNNNNNNNNNNNNNNNNNNNNNNNNNNNNNNNNNNNNNNNNNNNNNNNNNNNNNNNNNNNNNNNNNNNNNNNNNNNNNNNNNNNNNNNNNNNNNNNNNNNNNNNNNNNNNNNNNNNNNNNNNNNNNNNNNNNNNNNNNNNNNNNNNNNNNNNNNNNNNNNNNNNNNNNNNNNNNNNNNNNNNNNNNNNNNNNNNNNNNNNNNNNNNNNNNNNNNNNNNNNNNNNNNNNNNNNNNNNNNNNNNNNNNNNNNNNNNNNNNNNNNNNNNNNNNNNNNNNNNNNNNNNNNNNNNNNNNNNNNNNNNNNNNNNNNNNNNNNNNNNNNNNNNNNNNNNNNNNNNNNNNNNNNNNNNNNNNNNNNNNNNNNNNNNNNNNNNNNNNNNNNNNNNNNNNNNNNNNNNNNNNNNNNNNNNNNNNNNNNNNNNNNNNNNNNNNNNNNNNNNNNNNNNNNNNNNNNNNNNNNNNNNNNNNNNNNNNNNNNNNNNNNNNNNNNNNNNNNNNNNNNNNNNNNNNNNNNNNNNNNNNNNNNNNNNNNNNNNNNNNNNNNNNNNNNNNNNNNNNNNNNNNNNNNNNNNNNNNNNNNNNNNNNNNNNNNNNNNNNNNNNNNNNNNNNNNNNNNNNNNNNNNNNNNNNNNNNNNNNNNNNNNNNNNNNNNNNNNNNNNNNNNNNNNNNNNNNNNNNNNNNNNNNNNNNNNNNNNNNNNNNNNNNNNNNNNNNNNNNNNNNNNNNNNNNNNNNNNNNNNNNNNNNNNNNNNNNNNNNNNNNNNNNNNNNNNNNNNNNNNNNNNNNNNNNNNNNNNNNNNNNNNNNNNNNNNNNNNNNNNNNNNNNNNNNNNNNNNNNNNNNNNNNNNNNNNNNNNNNNNNNNNNNNNNNNNNNNNNNNNNNNNNNNNNNNNNNNNNNNNNNNNNNNNNNNNNNNNNNNNNNNNNNNNNNNNNNNNNNNNNNNNNNNNNNNNNNNNNNNNNNNNNNNNNNNNNNNNNNNNNNNNNNNNNNNNNNNNNNNNNNNNNNNNNNNNNNNNNNNNNNNNNNNNNNNNNNNNNNNNNNNNNNNNNNNNNNNNNNNNNNNNNNNNNNNNNNNNNNNNNNNNNNNNNNNNNNNNNNNNNNNNNNNNNNNNNNNNNNNNNNNNNNNNNNNNNNNNNNNNNNNNNNNNNNNNNNNNNNNNNNNNNNNNNNNNNNNNNNNNNNNNNNNNNNNNNNNNNNNNNNNNNNNNNNNNNNNNNNNNNNNNNNNNNNNNNNNNNNNNNNNNNNNNNNNNNNNNNNNNNNNNNNNNNNNNNNNNNNNNNNNNNNNNNNNNNNNNNNNNNNNNNNNNNNNNNNNNNNNNNNNNNNNNNNNNNNNNNNNNNNNNNNNNNNNNNNNNNNNNNNNNNNNNNNNNNNNNNNNNNNNNNNNNNNNNNNNNNNNNNNNNNNNNNNNNNNNNNNNNNNNNNNNNNNNNNNNNNNNNNNNNNNNNNNNNNNNNNNNNNNNNNNNNNNNNNNNNNNNNNNNNNNNNNNNNNNNNNNNNNNNNNNNNNNNNNNNNNNNNNNNNNNNNNNNNNNNNNNNNNNNNNNNNNNNNNNNNNNNNNNNNNNNNNNNNNNNNNNNNNNNNNNNNNNNNNNNNNNNNNNNNNNNNNNNNNNNNNNNNNNNNNNNNNNNNNNNNNNNNNNNNNNNNNNNNNNNNNNNNNNNNNNNNNNNNNNNNNNNNNNNNNNNNNNNNNNNNNNNNNNNNNNNNNNNNNNNNNNNNNNNNNNNNNNNNNNNNNNNNNNNNNNNNNNNNNNNNNNNNNNNNNNNNNNNNNNNNNNNNNNNNNNNNNNNNNNNNNNNNNNNNNNNNNNNNNNNNNNNNNNNNNNNNNNNNNNNNNNNNNNNNNNNNNNNNNNNNNNNNNNNNNNNNNNNNNNNNNNNNNNNNNNNNNNNNNNNNNNNNNNNNNNNNNNNNNNNNNNNNNNNNNNNNNNNNNNNNNNNNNNNNNNNNNNNNNNNNNNNNNNNNNNNNNNNNNNNNNNNNNNNNNNNNNNNNNNNNNNNNNNNNNNNNNNNNNNNNNNNNNNNNNNNNNNNNNNNNNNNNNNNNNNNNNNNNNNNNNNNNNNNNNNNNNNNNNNNNNNNNNNNNNNNNNNNNNNNNNNNNNNNNNNNNNNNNNNNNNNNNNNNNNNNNNNNNNNNNNNNNNNNNNNNNNNNNNNNNNNNNNNNNNNNNNNNNNNNNNNNNNNNNNNNNNNNNNNNNNNNNNNNNNNNNNNNNNNNNNNNNNNNNNNNNNNNNNNNNNNNNNNNNNNNNNNNNNNNNNNNNNNNNNNNNNNNNNNNNNNNNNNNNNNNNNNNNNNNNNNNNNNNNNNNNNNNNNNNNNNNNNNNNNNNNNNNNNNNNNNNNNNNNNNNNNNNNNNNNNNNNNNNNNNNNNNNNNNNNNNNNNNNNNNNNNNNNNNNNNNNNNNNNNNNNNNNNNNNNNNNNNNNNNNNNNNNNNNNNNNNNNNNNNNNNNNNNNNNNNNNNNNNNNNNNNNNNNNNNNNNNNNNNNNNNNNNNNNNNNNNNNNNNNNNNNNNNNNNNNNNNNNNNNNNNNNNNNNNNNNNNNNNNNNNNNNNNNNNNNNNNNNNNNNNNNNNNNNNNNNNNNNNAAACATTCTCAAGTTCTTGACTCCCCCTCCCTGCTTTTAATCTCTTGAGTTTATTCAAGAGCTTGAGAACGATTTCATGGAGTACTTCCATGTGAATGAGATATATCATCTCAACTGTGTGCGATCGATCATGGAGAAACCGTATTCTATAAAGAATGAGAGGAGGAAACCTCTTGAAAACGTTCGCGAGAGAGCCTCATCTGATTCTTCTGGTCTCCAATTTGAGAGAAATCCATTTGAAGTGAGGATCCAGATGAGTCGAGCTCGCGAATGTTTTCAAGAAGTTCGATTTGAATGGAATGGAAGTCTTTTTTTATGGAGAAGATGATAGAGGAAATTGATGCGGACGGTGACGGATACGTTGATTTGGATCAAGGTTTACCCTCAGCCGGATTGGTATCGGATCGGATGgaattaccatttttttttttttaaataaaactaACGATTTTTTGAATGATTTTACCTTTAGATCGTACCAGTAGATGATATCGATCAGTTTCAATTGATATCAATTCGGTAAGAAAATTGCAGAGTATTTAAATGTTCCATGGCATCATGTGAAGTGACAAACTATTGGGGTATGATGTATTGTATTCTATTGCGTTAGTTTCTATAAAATACTTGTATATAGGGTTTTGTTACATATTTATAATGTGTGTTTAATCTTTGACATCAATCGGAAAGAATTATGAGGATTAAGCTTATATCATCACATTGTGAATGTAGTCAATCTTATGAACGATGTAAATATTTGTGTGCATTATGTGTTTGCATTTCCATTCCCTTTTGTGTTGTATTAGATTTTCGTTTCTACCACAAGCATGGCGAGGCAAAACGAAAGTGATTAAAGGAATGTTAAACACACGCATATCACAGAAGTAGCATGGTAGATAAATAAGAAGTATGAACCATGGACATGGTGTTATTGATGTGTGCAACCAGATGTGTGTCTAAGGTAGAGAGCGATGCAAGATGTAGGGTCCTCACCTCCATTCGGCCCAAGGCACACAGCTAATAAGttaaactttttatttttattttttttttaacttttttttttctgaagggTGTGGGGAGAAGGTTCTTTGAGCAAGTGGTATAAGGAAATGCACCAATGAGGTGTGACAAAATGACATTatacattaaaaaggaaaaaacaaagtcatttcatatgagaaggagagagatatagacatagaggtgctagcataccctacccTGGTGGCCTAGAGGCTCAAGCctaacacatttattaattagGCTGGTCTCGGTCAAGCCATAAATGTATTGGGCTCAATCGGGTCTGGAATTGATGCCCTTAACCATGGGAACCTGAATTTTAGTGAGGCATCACTATAAGAAACACTTAGTGATTTAGAACCTGGGCCACATTATCATGTGTGGATAACACATTAATCAGAACTTGACatcttattttaattgcctcttgTTTTTTTCTCAAAAGTTGTTTAAAATAGATGTATAAAaggtatttaaaaataaatacaaagaatCTTTATGTCATGATCATACATATTTTTCGAGTACACATAGGAAATGACACTATTAATTTCATTTCTAAAAAACATAATAGtaagattataaattatttaaccaCCTTGAGgtgtatcaataaaaaaaatcccttgaaGGAAAAGATCATGGCTAAAATAATAGTCATGCCCAAATGGATGGTCCCATCTCAGATTCAACAACATGGCACAATTTTTAACGGTCTCGCTCAAGTCTGGGCCTAATCCCCAGTGATATTGTATGGGCTGTATTGGGTTAGAAACTTATTGTATAAGCAGGCCATATTTAACGGAAGGTTAGCCCAAGCATGGTTCTAAAATCGCATCGGAAATGTCAGTATTGAACGGATCAGAATGGTATCCACCTTGACTGACCCCGATCTTGAGTCCTTGACCCGCTACGATCCAaggataaaaattaatttttatttagaaATAAGGGTAAATCTGTCCAATATAGTCTGATCCAAATAGACACGTTAAACCGCTTAATCTAGAACTAATAAATCGTTTATTTAATCAACTCggtttttattttaaagggGTGAAGCCGTTTATTAAACGGCAAGTACcggtttggttcagttcagTTTTGAACTGTAACATCCCAGTTTTAACCATATTAAAACCGATGTGATATTGAATAGATTATATGGGATTTTCTTGGGATATTGTTCTATTTTACtgctaatttttttcttcttctaaatatTATTTctcattgaatttttttttattcttttactaTGATTCATAGTGGATCCACATAGTTGATaccattaagttgagataaggctatgattgttgttgttgctacGTGGTAACCATGTCATAAAACAGATTTTTTCGACATTGAGGAATCAAAATGCCCTTCTTCAAGTCAGATTGTCAATATGTGCCCTCATCTTGTTTTTATAAGAATTGGGATTCCCATCAGTCCTCAGCAAGATCtagttattttaaaaatattttggtGTGTTCCCTCATCAAATTGGTTTAAATTAGATATTGAAGGGTGATTTATGGTCAATTCGAGGAGAGAAGGGGCAAGTGGTGTTCTTCGGAACGAATAAACTAAGGTGATTTGGCATTCGAAAACTTTGGATTGTGGTGACCGTGGTAATTTGTAGTTCCTCTAATCCTTGGTTTGTTAGACAAGAAtcgtttgtttgtttgttttttttttttttttttcattcaactaCTTGACTTCAATTCAGTGtaatttttttccattgtttTAGAGAGGCCAATCCCACAGCGGACTACTCCGCAAAGTTGGTTGCAAAAAATGTGATCTCCTCTTTACTGACTCCTCTCCCTTTGTAAATTCAAGATGAGCTGCAGATGGACATGCAATGTAGATCATGATTTCATTTTTCCTAATTTCCTTCTCTTTAGATGTCCTTTCCCTCTTAATGGCAATGTCAAAAGTAGGGGGGGGTTAGGTCTTTTGATAGCTCTCGTCttcctttgtattttttttttttcaatacaaGTAACCTTCAgcggaaaaaaatattatttcgcTGTGtggaatatataaaaaaaatatatatatatatagatatatttttttttcaataaataaaaactatattaaagcaaaaaagaaaatcatacaaGGCaagataaaatatattttttgaccAATAACaattcaacatttttttaatttgaaccaTCTATCAACCGCATAATTGCACAGCTAATTAGGGAAATCAATTCTCTTGGAGTAAACCCTTAGGGATAACCCCTTAAGCCCTAATTAGTATTGGAACTAATGAAGCATCTATCAATTAGTTCGGTTTTCATTAAGTTTGGAATTAACTATAAGttctcattttttaattttttgttattgatcatggttttaaaactcaaaacagattggtatcggtcttGACCAATCCCAGATCTTAGCGGGTCCAATCCTGATACAGTAAAGGCTCAAGGGTACCGGTAAACGTGATAATTGAATAAAAGTAGTAAATCTATCTAATCCAAATTGATAACGGACTTGACGGATCCAAAACCGATCTATAGTTTTAGAAACTTGATCCAGGATTCTGGGTAAATAAAAACCTTTTGACCGAACCATAAGATAGAGCTCGAGAGTCAGTTGCTTGGGTGACTGCCACtaactctcttcttctttataaCGAACGAGATGAGTCGCATCAGCCCCAACATGTGGAGTAAGGAACTTATTGAAAAGGTTCTAGCtcatttgacaacgtttctgtcatttttgtgcccagaaacagtagaaacataaattcgcGTTTCTGAGGACATAAACaaatttttgggtgtttgataacaGTTGTTTCTGAAAACGTTTCTTAcagaaattttatttaaaaaaatatctacCTCTTGACCCTGAAATCCTTATCCAAAGCTAGGTGGATTCATTTGCCTTCTTCTTCTGGTCATGCTACCATATCTCAATCTCATATtttgctcttcttctttcctctatcTCTCATCTTGAATTCTTCGCTAAATTCAGTGGCTggtcttcttctagggttttagttCACCTGGTCTATCCTTCTCTCGAAGCCCTCGAATTATCGTTGTGCTTATCGCCTATATTGAAACAACCGATTCTTCTCCATAGATCTCCAAAGAGACCCACGGaactaagaaaaaaaggaatatggcagaagaaagagaggaagaaaggaaccTAGTCTCCAGCTTGAGCAAAGGGCCTAGGATTCCACGAAAGGATTTGGATTTCTCAGAAGAGGTACTGTTGCAACTCGAGTTGCAGACCCGTGGAGTCAtttgaggttgagaagaaaggCGTGAGTACTGCTCCAAAATCCTTGCCTTCACTTGTTTCTGGAACCGACGTCATCATGTctgtttctaggaacagaaatcaatataaattttgatttctatttctaaaaataggagaaatggaACAAGTTTGTCAAAATGTATTTTGCCCGTTTCTCAatttctgggaacaaaaaaacacaGAATCACCTGAAAcgaaatgttatcaaatgggccctagtCTCTTCCTTGAGAAGAATAGTTCTTGTGGATGGAAAAATCCACATAAAGTTGGGTGGGTCATTTCTGGTCCAGCAAGAGGAGCCAGATATTGAAGAGCTCGAGAATGTTTTCAAGAAGCTCGATTTgaattagaaatagaaatatttgTTGGTTTAAATGTGGTGCGATCGAGCAGCTCGAGAATCTTTGCAAGAAGTTGGTCTATGAATGGAGATGGAAATATTTCATGGTATGAATTGGGTAATATTtcttgatttatgtttatataaaattaaagaCTAAAACTATGAATGATCTGCAAATATTTTTCGGCTAATTTCGACTATAATTCACCTTTTGATTGATATATTGATTCATATCCATCGATACTTAGAACGATATCGTGGCGATATTGactgatggattttttttatctatgaTGCATGTTCGATTAAATTATAATGTTTCTAATATTCGTataatgggagagagaatcttGTCAGTCTGGTGTAGGAAACACTAGCATGCGAAGTGAATAGAAGGGTCCGTAAAAGTATCTCCAGCACATGAGATGGGGCAGTATAATATTTTGGCGCCCACTTGTGCCCAGGCGTAGGCAACACCAGACTAGTAGGGTTTTGTCTCcctaataatatattattattgttattaattattaattattattattattattattattattattattattattattattattattattattattattattattattattattattattttgttaacTAAGGTGACTGGGCCAGCTTacacgcacctcgactaatcctcgaggAGACTAACGCAGCAACCCACTGccacgatctccacttaaatcgcagatgcatagATAAGGAATCAAACCTAGGACCGtgcacctatccacacaatccccaattcgtcctaactatctgggcaacccacggatgggttaTAATCTAAAACATTTGTCCATATTTTTTGGTAACATCTAGCTTAGCTTTACCATCTATAACATTTGCCAACCCAAAGGgatagcgcagttggtgagcaacgaacttggtacgagccgtaaattcAGATGTCCTAaattcgactcccactaggcacacattgggccactcacacgggggtgtttagtgctcttcactactttcaatgaaatctgaatggttctcattcaaccccggtatgacccagtccatgtggttgtggggtcagtatggattcgtgggactagtcaggcagTGATTGACAATTTATAGCTCCTCTAATTTTTAGTGTGTAAACTAGATAAGATTACATTTTGTAACAGTACTTGGCTTCAATTCGGTGGAAGATTTCTCATTCCTTTAGAGAGGCCAACTCTATGGCGGACTACATGGAGTTGGCTGCAAAAAATAGGATCTCCTCTCCCACGTCTCCTCTCCCTTTGTCCATTC encodes the following:
- the LOC122066053 gene encoding histidine biosynthesis bifunctional protein hisIE, chloroplastic-like, encoding MNFINVHDIFLDCDRNSIIYLGKPDGPTCHTGSETSMFDFLKGSQVLKYRLLLTILCSLEPTISTRKAEIGATENGKSSRTKRLLCDNKLLCSKIREVADELCIMLEENEDKSRSVAEMADVLYHAMVLLSAKDATMEEVLELLRHRFS